In Streptomyces sp. DG2A-72, one genomic interval encodes:
- a CDS encoding ATP-binding protein, producing MAGLKSWNEIAPPHQDIANGSFDEALFAADLGLVSKGEGPQDYRDAQLFVQKTYLTDNLRTALVEIGNRLAGDPAAKAVHRMQTEFGGGKTHTLLSAYHLFGSARALSRTRLARQLTPSLTDGRLPQATVVVLDGSALSPDRAKANRSPGRTLLGHLAFQLGGEEAYEDVRAEDEARQATSTAHLVALLKRYTPCLILMDETLEYLAKTITADGDQGALTTNTLVFIKELTTAVANTPGACLVATLTASHLEDFTGINHEDLLERLAKIFGRTENVITPVEGDDIFPVLHTRLFQSTGTPAQRRTVADAYGDYYAEQFGDALPAVYRDPVYRDRIEAAYPFHPELIDLLTHRWGSLSGFQRTRGALRTLAHTIKALHAEGRVSPLIHPGDIPLHDPGVRAEILKITGGSYLSALNADIIREDSRARIEDQRRGGEIEKLRLATKLATTAFVNSFGSDRVLGASDAQMTVGVGRPGLSRGALEDVRDTVKNVAWYMRYEGGRYRFTTEPNLNKVIVERESAVPEDTIAELLEEATKSVAPAKSPWRTQTGVLSSADIRDEPRLTLALLDPEHRVEPSEPGTVGDTAHRILSEYDQSGRINKNALVVVAPDTGALGRARALARTLAAMRELRDDVHRLKRFNQEQQADLRERVARAEDRLPALLTMAYRHAFLLANGTGGSPPTTQHLDLGAARASETVTSRVTERLRSGDGLLDRLAPAALLSDRFNLLPADVEAVEIENLLKAFRRFPRLPKLASTEVLRDCLTEGVRRGVFGLISGSTWQAADAVVRIGEEISPDEIDFQPGTWLVRAARAQALRDLEAPPAHPSVASSTRTGTSVAPETREPTVSEEPAPRTPSAGPTSLRLRITDVPADKVRDVVKVAVLPFAAQGADVRVELNVSVRSSKPIPPHVIDLVVEEGLGQLGLRAEAHEQ from the coding sequence GTGGCCGGCCTCAAGAGTTGGAACGAGATAGCCCCTCCGCACCAGGACATTGCCAACGGCTCCTTCGACGAGGCGCTGTTCGCCGCGGACCTGGGCCTGGTCAGCAAGGGAGAGGGACCGCAGGATTATCGCGACGCCCAACTCTTCGTACAGAAGACGTATTTGACGGACAATCTGCGCACTGCTCTTGTCGAGATTGGAAATCGACTGGCCGGCGACCCCGCCGCCAAGGCAGTACATAGGATGCAGACGGAATTCGGTGGTGGAAAGACCCACACCCTGCTGTCCGCCTATCATCTCTTTGGCAGCGCCCGGGCTCTGTCGCGTACCCGGCTCGCCCGCCAGCTCACCCCCTCGCTCACGGATGGCCGCCTTCCACAGGCAACTGTCGTAGTCCTCGACGGCTCCGCTCTGAGCCCGGATCGTGCCAAGGCAAACCGTTCCCCGGGCCGTACCCTGCTTGGCCATCTCGCCTTTCAACTTGGCGGGGAAGAGGCATACGAAGACGTTCGGGCCGAGGACGAGGCCCGCCAAGCGACCTCCACCGCTCATCTGGTGGCCCTGCTCAAGCGCTACACGCCCTGCCTCATCCTCATGGACGAGACTCTCGAATACCTGGCGAAGACCATCACCGCGGATGGCGATCAAGGCGCCCTGACCACCAACACGCTGGTCTTCATAAAGGAGTTGACCACGGCGGTCGCCAATACCCCTGGCGCCTGCCTGGTCGCAACCCTCACCGCTTCCCACCTCGAAGATTTCACAGGTATCAACCACGAGGATCTGCTGGAGCGATTGGCAAAGATATTCGGCCGGACGGAGAACGTCATCACTCCGGTCGAAGGCGATGACATCTTCCCTGTCCTGCACACCCGGCTGTTCCAGAGCACTGGGACTCCCGCCCAGCGCCGTACGGTCGCGGATGCTTACGGCGACTACTACGCCGAGCAGTTCGGTGACGCTCTCCCCGCTGTCTACCGCGATCCTGTCTACCGCGACCGCATCGAGGCCGCTTACCCCTTCCACCCCGAGCTGATCGACCTGCTCACCCATCGTTGGGGCTCGCTGTCCGGCTTCCAGCGCACGCGCGGAGCCCTGCGCACCCTCGCGCACACCATCAAGGCTCTCCATGCGGAGGGGCGCGTCTCCCCACTCATCCACCCGGGAGACATCCCTCTTCATGATCCTGGGGTGCGGGCCGAGATTTTGAAGATCACCGGTGGCTCCTATCTGTCGGCTCTGAACGCCGACATCATTCGAGAGGATTCGCGAGCCCGCATCGAGGACCAGCGCCGCGGCGGCGAGATCGAGAAGCTGCGACTCGCGACCAAGCTCGCCACGACAGCCTTCGTCAACTCCTTCGGCTCCGACAGGGTCCTGGGTGCATCTGACGCCCAGATGACCGTTGGCGTAGGCCGACCGGGGCTGTCTCGCGGCGCCCTTGAGGATGTCCGGGACACCGTCAAGAATGTCGCCTGGTACATGCGCTACGAGGGCGGCCGCTACCGTTTCACCACCGAGCCCAACCTGAACAAGGTCATCGTGGAGCGCGAGAGCGCTGTCCCCGAGGACACGATCGCCGAGCTATTGGAAGAGGCCACCAAGAGTGTGGCTCCGGCCAAGTCCCCTTGGCGCACCCAGACCGGCGTCCTGAGTTCTGCGGACATCCGTGACGAACCTCGTCTGACACTCGCTCTGCTCGATCCCGAGCACCGGGTCGAGCCTTCCGAACCAGGCACCGTTGGGGACACGGCCCACCGGATCCTGAGCGAGTACGACCAGTCCGGCCGCATCAACAAAAACGCACTGGTCGTAGTCGCTCCCGACACCGGCGCCCTCGGCCGTGCCCGTGCACTGGCACGGACTCTGGCGGCGATGCGCGAACTGCGCGACGACGTACACCGGCTGAAGCGGTTCAATCAGGAACAGCAGGCCGACCTGCGAGAGAGAGTTGCACGCGCTGAGGATCGACTTCCCGCGCTGCTCACCATGGCCTACCGCCATGCGTTCTTGCTTGCCAATGGCACGGGCGGTTCTCCGCCCACCACACAGCACCTCGACCTAGGGGCCGCCCGCGCCAGCGAGACCGTCACCTCCAGAGTTACGGAACGGCTGCGGTCGGGTGACGGTCTGCTGGACAGGCTCGCTCCGGCTGCGTTGTTGTCAGACCGCTTCAACCTGCTTCCGGCAGACGTGGAGGCTGTCGAGATAGAGAACCTGCTCAAAGCGTTCCGTCGCTTCCCAAGGCTTCCGAAACTCGCGTCTACCGAAGTGCTGCGTGACTGTCTGACGGAGGGGGTAAGGCGTGGAGTCTTCGGCCTGATTTCGGGCTCCACCTGGCAAGCGGCCGATGCAGTGGTCCGCATCGGGGAGGAGATCTCGCCGGATGAGATCGACTTCCAGCCGGGCACCTGGCTGGTACGGGCCGCCCGCGCCCAGGCTTTGCGGGACCTTGAGGCACCTCCCGCGCATCCTTCTGTCGCCAGTAGCACGCGGACGGGGACGTCTGTCGCCCCCGAAACCAGAGAGCCGACAGTCTCGGAGGAGCCAGCGCCAAGGACGCCCTCAGCAGGGCCCACCAGTCTGCGACTGCGTATTACAGATGTCCCGGCCGACAAAGTTCGCGATGTCGTAAAAGTGGCAGTGCTGCCTTTCGCCGCGCAGGGCGCCGACGTACGCGTGGAGCTGAACGTTTCCGTTCGATCCTCGAAGCCGATACCCCCGCATGTCATTGACTTGGTCGTCGAGGAGGGCCTCGGCCAACTTGGCCTCCGGGCTGAGGCGCACGAACAATAG
- a CDS encoding DUF1156 domain-containing protein has translation MKRALIEEKLPLAPVNAASGREKHLRHGHISTMHLWWARRPLAMARSVVLASLVPDPGPDSTHARERLLTDLGQAAPFEASSRPAYLAPLRAALATAWPERSPKVLDCFAGGGAIPLEAARLGCDTTAVDINPVAHLIQRCVLEYPARFGGVGEDGGRPFVDELAHWAQWVRETADARLAEVLPRGDDGTRPAVYFWARTVPCADPHCGRTIPLISSRKLADSTRHRIRLDYDIQRDRIELRLAEGPPADGSDWKLGTKTSRGSQVTVTCPVCGTARPDRELRGYAREQGFGHYLYAVLDIGPDGIRTYREPTAADHAAVDRAEIMAESLEDYPDGTSAIPDELVTRSQFRTLRSLTYGIDTWAGMFTPRQRFVLGILAQAVRSAHAAMLESGTEPERAQALATYLGLAVDRVVDYNSSFVTWRPTVEAPRSTFPQQSIRMAWDFTEIDPFGAGPSGWSSALGWITQSLRHCAAATEGNPSRVQRANAQHLPFADGEFDAVIIDPPYYDAFQYGDLSDFFYVWLKRSIGHLYPELFATALTPKRAEVIQNRAQRDSAEYISRDEFEARLQRALDEVARVVADDGIVSLVFAHTDNAAWEHLLRALRQAGLKVTTSWPMQSERAGRTTDNVGSVLASSVVLVCRKVGDATDGFYDDVVRDLDARIAERLAVFDDMKLSGADYFVSAIGPAFEVFARYSRVLRLSGDEVGVDELMVLARQAVARHATRSLTGGESLERLDSRALFYLTWRWAYDGLAIPADEAYMLCRAFDLHLDALTVRGGLIGKSGSDYKLLGPHERRGITLGQRPSWVDVMHSACLLYDEGRRQELDALLGASGAGTEPAFWALVTAVTQLLPEGSRERTLLLGLGGNRDDLAERAAKYSPDFEELTLFGTQP, from the coding sequence GTGAAACGTGCGCTCATCGAGGAGAAGCTCCCGCTAGCCCCCGTCAATGCGGCTTCTGGTCGGGAAAAGCACCTGCGACACGGCCACATCTCCACCATGCACCTGTGGTGGGCTCGTAGACCCCTCGCCATGGCCCGGAGCGTGGTGCTCGCCAGTCTGGTCCCCGACCCTGGGCCCGACAGCACACACGCCCGCGAGAGGCTGCTCACCGACCTCGGCCAGGCCGCTCCTTTCGAAGCTTCTTCCCGACCTGCCTATCTGGCCCCGTTGCGCGCTGCCCTCGCCACCGCTTGGCCCGAGCGTTCCCCCAAGGTCCTTGACTGCTTCGCTGGAGGGGGCGCGATCCCGCTGGAGGCCGCGCGCCTCGGGTGCGACACCACCGCTGTCGACATCAACCCCGTCGCCCATCTCATCCAGCGCTGCGTCCTGGAGTACCCCGCTCGCTTCGGCGGTGTGGGCGAGGACGGCGGGCGGCCGTTCGTCGACGAGTTGGCCCACTGGGCCCAGTGGGTACGTGAGACAGCGGACGCCCGGCTTGCCGAGGTTCTTCCGCGCGGAGATGACGGCACCAGACCGGCCGTGTACTTCTGGGCCCGCACCGTGCCGTGCGCGGACCCGCATTGCGGCCGGACGATTCCGCTGATCTCCTCGCGAAAACTCGCTGATTCCACCCGGCACCGAATTCGTCTCGACTACGACATACAACGGGACCGGATCGAACTGCGCCTCGCAGAAGGCCCGCCTGCCGACGGCAGCGACTGGAAGCTCGGCACCAAGACGAGTCGCGGCTCCCAAGTGACCGTCACTTGCCCGGTCTGCGGGACCGCCCGTCCGGACCGAGAACTGCGCGGCTATGCACGTGAGCAAGGATTTGGGCACTACCTTTATGCGGTCCTCGACATCGGTCCCGACGGGATACGCACTTACCGTGAGCCCACGGCTGCCGATCACGCCGCGGTTGATCGGGCCGAAATCATGGCGGAGAGCCTGGAGGACTATCCGGATGGGACCAGCGCCATCCCTGACGAACTGGTTACGCGCTCACAGTTCCGGACGCTCCGCTCATTGACCTACGGCATCGACACCTGGGCGGGCATGTTCACTCCCCGCCAGCGGTTCGTCCTCGGCATACTGGCCCAGGCCGTCCGGTCCGCCCACGCGGCCATGCTGGAAAGTGGCACCGAACCTGAACGGGCCCAGGCTCTGGCGACCTATCTGGGACTCGCGGTCGATCGAGTGGTCGACTACAACTCGTCATTCGTCACCTGGCGGCCCACCGTCGAAGCGCCACGAAGCACCTTCCCCCAGCAGTCCATCCGTATGGCCTGGGATTTCACCGAGATCGACCCGTTCGGTGCTGGTCCGAGCGGCTGGTCAAGCGCCCTCGGTTGGATCACCCAGTCGCTGCGTCACTGTGCTGCCGCCACCGAAGGAAATCCCTCCCGAGTCCAGCGCGCCAACGCCCAGCATCTCCCCTTCGCCGACGGTGAGTTCGACGCGGTCATCATCGACCCTCCCTACTATGACGCCTTTCAGTACGGCGACCTCTCCGACTTCTTCTACGTCTGGCTCAAGCGGTCCATCGGGCACCTCTACCCCGAGCTCTTCGCCACCGCACTGACTCCCAAGCGTGCCGAGGTAATCCAGAATCGGGCACAGCGCGACTCCGCCGAGTACATATCCCGCGACGAATTCGAGGCCCGCCTTCAGCGTGCCCTGGACGAGGTTGCCAGGGTGGTCGCGGACGACGGCATCGTTTCATTGGTCTTCGCCCACACCGACAACGCCGCCTGGGAACATCTGCTGCGGGCCCTACGTCAGGCCGGCCTGAAGGTCACAACCTCTTGGCCAATGCAGTCCGAACGGGCAGGACGCACCACCGACAACGTCGGCTCGGTGTTGGCCTCCTCGGTGGTGCTGGTCTGCCGCAAAGTGGGTGATGCCACCGACGGCTTCTACGACGATGTGGTGCGCGACCTGGATGCTCGGATCGCCGAACGCCTTGCTGTCTTCGATGACATGAAACTGTCCGGCGCCGATTACTTCGTCTCGGCCATCGGCCCCGCCTTCGAAGTCTTCGCCCGCTATTCCCGTGTTCTGCGCCTGTCGGGAGACGAGGTAGGGGTCGACGAGCTGATGGTGCTGGCTCGTCAAGCTGTGGCCCGACACGCCACCAGGTCGCTCACCGGAGGCGAGTCTCTGGAGCGCCTGGACAGTCGTGCGCTCTTCTATCTCACGTGGCGTTGGGCGTACGACGGTCTGGCAATTCCCGCGGACGAGGCATACATGCTTTGCCGCGCCTTCGACCTTCACCTGGACGCCCTCACCGTACGGGGAGGGCTGATAGGCAAGTCCGGCTCCGACTACAAGCTGCTTGGACCTCACGAGCGCCGCGGCATCACGCTCGGCCAGCGTCCCTCCTGGGTAGATGTGATGCACTCCGCCTGCCTGCTCTATGACGAAGGCCGCCGCCAAGAACTCGACGCACTACTCGGCGCCAGTGGTGCGGGCACCGAGCCTGCCTTCTGGGCACTAGTCACCGCCGTCACCCAGCTCCTGCCAGAAGGCTCTCGGGAGCGCACGCTCTTGCTCGGTCTCGGCGGCAACCGCGACGACCTGGCAGAACGGGCTGCCAAGTATTCCCCAGACTTCGAGGAGCTCACTCTGTTTGGCACCCAGCCCTGA
- a CDS encoding helicase-related protein produces the protein MSIFDPQKLIAGARLRLPGHTEPVTVVQVQPGTYWEFLVKGDAGDFRSVSLPEDELPGIEVVDAGGERPYDSDARVFRLGVEARRIRTRFQNDMGALSVSSIEPLPHQLEAVYGRFLEEPRLRFLLADDPGAGKTIMTGLYIKELQLRGAADRVLIVAPANLGFQWQRELDERFRIASRRLTRDTLDADPMANPWESDGVFIVSRDLLKTEAVLGSFAAAQRPWDLAVLDEAHGYTLKINKRGAIDNRTGRYKAAERVARHAERLLLLTATPHSGREESLWGLMRLLDRDAYGDRCPDRVEIMPHHYSRTTKEQMVDLRGHPLFRPRFAHTVAYDLAGAELDLYIRVSQFITQGLAEIRRERTDSGRASVSGFALTTMQRRLASSVRAICRTLQRRVERLERELEQPTATATDVTWPLPDKNTNGDRPEDERWALEEQALDQLSLFRAPEEIEAELGLLRPLLAQAEETALLGGEIKLQELWKILDQYGVGDDASKKLLVFTEHKDTLDFLVHELSPHFDVAVIHGGLRPAERVQAERDFREHAQIMVATEAAGEGINLQFCHLMVNYDIPWNPNRLEQRMGRVHRIGQTEDVHIFNLVAANTKEGHVLATVLGKIETMRQNEALGDQVFDVIGEILSGYRLPELLEAVVSGERTSEDAAAQFGADDGEFDEQLIARMRALSEKALVTGHIDWRIQRQETARAEERRLPPEHLKRFFLDAVDHLDGQARERLDHASVRVSRTPDILIARDRDLGTLRQLQPSYERVTFDKSVAVQRLAQDAESGAPRAELCGPGHPLFEAILDLVIEQTASALQRGAVFHDPGLSTPARLHILEGEVADGHRSTVHRSMASVIEAASEFLPTSGALYDLLPGRSAQPTGEGLAPARPESQLIAWARGNVYEARLREVRERRARTADIQEEFLTASFRTLLARYDAELLDLDEELEAGRAGAEGRHRRTELIRRTVLERRDRRIADTARTRQVDRGPVTVLAQALLLPPPPSSSPVDAWAERTGNGRGLSDPEIERIAVQVSMDHEYARGSEDLRSVEADNLGFDLVSQRAETTRYIEVKGRAGVGSVELTWSEYIAAGKFGPAYWLYVVLDCATDHPRLYRIQDPAVALAGNFRPTHEVRYSVAPGPVIDAAQTAGGDTQ, from the coding sequence ATGTCAATTTTCGACCCGCAGAAGCTGATCGCGGGCGCACGATTACGACTGCCGGGACACACCGAGCCTGTCACCGTGGTCCAGGTTCAACCAGGCACTTACTGGGAGTTCCTCGTCAAAGGCGACGCCGGGGACTTCCGGAGCGTCAGTCTGCCTGAGGATGAGCTCCCGGGCATCGAGGTGGTCGACGCCGGCGGAGAGCGCCCGTACGACTCGGACGCGCGGGTCTTCCGGCTTGGCGTGGAAGCCCGCAGGATCCGTACGCGCTTCCAGAACGATATGGGAGCTCTTTCCGTCTCGAGCATCGAGCCGCTGCCACACCAACTCGAGGCGGTGTACGGCAGGTTCTTGGAGGAGCCTCGGCTACGCTTCCTGCTCGCCGATGATCCTGGGGCCGGCAAGACGATCATGACCGGGCTCTACATCAAGGAGCTCCAGCTCCGCGGTGCGGCCGACCGGGTGCTGATCGTGGCACCCGCCAATCTCGGCTTCCAGTGGCAGCGCGAACTCGACGAACGTTTCCGGATCGCGTCCCGCCGATTAACCAGGGACACCTTGGACGCGGACCCCATGGCCAACCCTTGGGAGTCGGACGGCGTCTTCATCGTCTCCCGCGATCTGCTGAAGACTGAGGCAGTCCTCGGATCCTTCGCCGCCGCACAGCGCCCTTGGGACCTGGCAGTCCTCGACGAGGCCCACGGCTACACCTTGAAGATCAACAAGCGTGGGGCGATCGACAACCGCACCGGCCGGTACAAGGCCGCTGAGCGCGTTGCGCGTCACGCCGAACGACTGCTGCTCCTCACGGCCACTCCCCACTCGGGCCGCGAAGAATCCCTGTGGGGGCTGATGCGGCTTCTGGATCGCGACGCATACGGCGACCGATGCCCCGACCGCGTAGAGATCATGCCGCACCACTACTCCAGGACCACCAAGGAGCAGATGGTGGACCTGCGCGGCCACCCCCTCTTCCGGCCACGCTTCGCGCACACAGTTGCCTATGACCTCGCCGGTGCCGAGCTCGACCTGTACATCCGGGTGTCACAGTTCATCACCCAGGGTCTCGCTGAGATCCGTCGTGAGCGCACCGACAGCGGCCGTGCGTCCGTGTCCGGCTTCGCCCTCACGACCATGCAACGGCGGCTGGCGTCCTCTGTACGGGCCATCTGCCGAACCCTGCAGCGCAGGGTGGAGCGCCTGGAGCGGGAACTGGAACAGCCGACAGCGACAGCTACGGACGTCACCTGGCCCCTGCCGGACAAGAACACCAACGGTGACCGCCCCGAGGACGAGCGCTGGGCGCTCGAGGAGCAGGCTCTCGATCAGCTCTCCCTCTTCAGAGCCCCTGAGGAGATCGAGGCTGAACTCGGCCTTCTTCGCCCGCTGCTTGCACAAGCCGAGGAGACAGCGCTTCTGGGCGGGGAGATCAAGCTCCAGGAGTTATGGAAGATCCTGGATCAGTACGGGGTCGGCGACGACGCTTCGAAGAAGCTCTTGGTCTTCACCGAGCACAAGGACACCCTGGACTTTCTGGTCCACGAGCTGTCCCCGCACTTCGACGTGGCTGTCATCCACGGTGGTCTGCGTCCGGCAGAGCGGGTTCAGGCTGAGCGTGACTTCCGGGAACATGCACAGATCATGGTTGCCACCGAGGCGGCTGGCGAAGGTATCAACCTCCAATTTTGCCATCTCATGGTCAACTACGACATCCCGTGGAACCCCAACCGTCTTGAACAACGCATGGGACGAGTGCACCGCATCGGCCAGACCGAGGACGTTCACATCTTCAATCTCGTCGCGGCCAATACCAAAGAGGGCCACGTACTGGCCACGGTGCTCGGAAAGATCGAGACCATGCGACAGAACGAAGCCCTGGGAGACCAGGTCTTCGACGTCATAGGCGAGATTCTTTCCGGCTACCGGCTCCCCGAGTTGCTTGAGGCCGTCGTATCAGGCGAGAGGACATCCGAGGACGCGGCAGCCCAATTCGGTGCCGACGACGGCGAGTTCGACGAGCAGCTCATCGCGCGCATGCGCGCACTCTCGGAGAAGGCCCTGGTGACAGGGCATATCGACTGGCGGATACAGCGCCAGGAGACGGCCCGGGCGGAGGAACGGCGACTGCCTCCCGAACATCTCAAACGCTTCTTCCTTGACGCCGTCGACCATCTGGACGGCCAGGCGCGCGAACGGCTGGACCATGCCAGTGTCAGGGTTTCCCGCACCCCCGACATCCTGATCGCTCGCGACCGTGATCTCGGCACGTTACGCCAATTGCAGCCCAGCTACGAGCGAGTCACCTTCGACAAGAGTGTCGCCGTCCAGCGGCTGGCTCAGGACGCGGAGTCCGGGGCGCCCCGAGCGGAACTCTGCGGTCCCGGGCACCCCTTGTTCGAGGCGATCTTGGACTTGGTCATCGAGCAGACTGCGAGCGCTCTGCAGCGCGGCGCCGTCTTCCATGATCCCGGACTCAGCACTCCCGCACGGCTGCACATCCTGGAAGGCGAAGTCGCCGACGGTCATCGCTCGACGGTCCACCGCAGCATGGCTTCTGTCATCGAGGCCGCCAGCGAGTTCCTCCCCACGAGCGGCGCACTGTACGACCTACTGCCTGGGAGATCCGCGCAGCCGACTGGAGAAGGATTGGCGCCTGCCCGTCCGGAATCCCAGCTCATCGCGTGGGCGCGAGGCAATGTCTACGAGGCGCGACTGCGCGAAGTGCGAGAGCGCCGTGCACGCACCGCCGACATTCAAGAAGAGTTCCTGACCGCTTCGTTCCGTACATTGCTGGCTCGCTACGACGCTGAACTGCTGGATCTCGATGAGGAGTTGGAGGCAGGGAGAGCCGGCGCCGAGGGCCGTCATCGCAGGACGGAGCTCATTCGGCGGACAGTACTCGAACGCCGTGACAGGCGGATCGCGGACACGGCTCGCACGCGGCAAGTTGACCGCGGGCCTGTCACCGTCCTCGCCCAGGCACTGCTCTTGCCTCCGCCCCCATCATCCAGTCCCGTCGATGCCTGGGCTGAGCGAACGGGGAATGGGCGCGGACTCAGCGATCCGGAGATCGAACGGATAGCCGTGCAAGTCAGCATGGACCACGAATATGCACGTGGCTCCGAGGACCTCAGGTCTGTCGAAGCCGACAACCTGGGCTTCGACCTTGTCTCCCAGCGAGCCGAAACCACCCGATATATCGAGGTGAAGGGGCGCGCCGGGGTGGGGTCCGTCGAACTCACCTGGTCCGAGTACATCGCTGCCGGCAAATTCGGGCCCGCCTACTGGCTTTACGTGGTGCTCGACTGCGCCACCGATCATCCCCGGCTCTACCGCATCCAGGATCCGGCCGTTGCCCTTGCCGGGAACTTCCGGCCCACGCATGAGGTGCGCTACAGCGTCGCCCCAGGACCCGTCATCGACGCAGCGCAAACCGCGGGAGGAGACACACAGTGA